Within Sorangiineae bacterium MSr11367, the genomic segment TAACGTACGTTTCCGCACTGACATCGACCGGTGCGCATGGAGCATTAACATATCGCCTTGATTTTTCGTGACAACCGGAGCAGCGTCACCCCGTATGCCGCGCCCTTCGCAGGAAGAATCGGAGGAGCGCCAGCCGTGGCGCGATACGTCCGAGATTCAGCCGGGAACGTACGTTGGTCGCTACCTCGTGATCGATTTGATCGGCACGGGCGGAATGGGCAGCGTGTACCGCGCCTACGATCCGAAACTCAATCGCAGTGTCGCGCTCAAGCTACTGCGCGTCCGACCAAGCACGACGGACGAGGAGTCGCCACAACCGCGGCTGCTGCGCGAGGCGCAAGCCTTGGCGCAGGTGGTCCATCCCAATGTCGTCAGCATTTTCGATGTCGGTGAGGTTGGCGAACAGGTCTTCTTTGCCATGGAGGTGATTGACGGCAGATCCTTGCGCTCCGTGATGCGCCGCGCCGGGGACGAGCCGCGGGGTCTGTTGCGCCTCCTCGAGCAGGCGGGCCGCGGGCTTGCCGCGGCGCACGATGCCGGTCTGGTGCATCGCGATTTCAAGCCCGAGAACGTGCTCGTCGATCGCGAGCAACGCGCCAAGGTCGTCGATTTTGGGCTTGCGCGCTCCGTGCACGCGCACGAGGTCCAAGACCACGTATCGGTGCCGCCGTCGGCGTCGCCGTCGATGTTGGATTGCCGCGTCACCGAGACGGGCGCATTCCTCGGGACGCCGGCGTACATGGCGCCGGAGCAATACCTGGGATTGCACACCGATGCGCGCAGCGACCAATTCAGCTTTGCGTGCGTGGTGTACGAAGCGTTGTTCGGTCATCACCCCTTTCTCGACACGAGCGGGAAGATATCCATGCTGGCGCTCTGCGCCGGGCAAGTGGCCGATCCTGGCCGGCGGACGGATCCTGGCTATTTGCGTGTGCTGCGCCGCAGTCTCTCCCGCGATCCCGCGAATCGGTATCCGTCGCTCGAGCACCTGCTCGACGCGCTGGCCAGTGTTCCGCGGCGACGGCGATGGCGCGGGATGGGCATCGGCGCCGTGGCATGTCTGGCGGCGGGACTCACGGGGGTGCCGGCACTCCAGCGCCATCGGGCGCAGCATTGTGATCTTGCGGCGACGCACGCGGTCGCCGGGATCTGGGACCCCCCGCGAAGGGAGAAGGTCGAGAGCGTGTTCGTTGGCGATGGCCAAGCCTTTGGGCACGAGCTCTGGAAAGGGGTCTCGGCATCCATCGATGCGTACGCCAACCAATGGCAACGCACGAGCGTCGACCTCTGTCGGCGTGCGGAATGGTGGCATGCCCAAGACCACGAGATGTCCCAGCGATCTTCGTCGTGCCTCGACGAACGTCGCCGGGAGTTGCGCGCGGTGACCGATGTACTGGCCGACGGCGATCGGGACGTGCGTGTCCATGCGTACGATGTCCTCCTTCAACTCGGTTCGCTCTCGGCGTGCACGAATCCCACGACGCTCGCGCTCATGCCGACACCCCATCACGAAGGAGCGAGCCCCGATACCGTGGATCGCATTCGTGATCTCCTTGCCCAGAGCCGGGCGCTCAACGATGCCCACAAGGTCGCGCCGGGAAAAGCTGCGGCGCAAGAAGCCCTCGAACTGGCCCGGCATCTGCCCGATCGAGGGTTCGCCGCAGAAGCGCTTTACCGCCTTAGCCTCCTGCAGGAAACGGCCGCCGAATACGAAGCATCCGAGGCCAGCCTCGTGCAGGCACTCGCCGATGCCGAAGCGAGTGGCCAAGAACGGTTGCTGCCCTTGCTTTGGATTCAAATGGTTCGTGTGATTGGCAACAGCCAAGGGCGTCCGAGCGAGGTCGAGCCCCTGCTCCCCTTCGTCGAGGCGACGGTGGAGCGGTTCGATGCCCAAGGGCCGGCGCATGTCGAGCTTTTGTTCGCTCTCGGTATCGTCGCATCGCGTGCAGGAAAATATCAGCGGGCGACCGAGCATCTGAATGCCGCATTGGAGATGTCACGGCATGTCTACGCGGCTCACAACGTGTTTCGTGTCGAGATTTATCAAAATTTGGCAATTGCCGAACAGTTTCTCAACCAAACCGACAAAGCAACCGCACATATTCAATTGGCCCTGACCGAAACCGAGGCGCTATTTGGTTCGGATTACCCGCCCCTCGTGGAAACGCTGGCGCTGCTGACGCAATTGCTGGGCGAGCAAGGGGACAGCGCGGGCGTGCAAGCGGTGGGGCAGCGCACCATGAAGATCATCGAGCAGTCCTCGACCCTCGAGGACAAGGATCGGGCGTATGCCCTCTCGACCTTGGGGACGGCCTATATGGCAGACGGTCAACCCGACGTGGCATTGCCTCTCTATCGTCGCGCGTATGCCATGGCTTCGCCGAACGAGCCAAATCTACCCGTCCGGCTTACGGGCATCGGCCGCGCCGAAGAGGCGCTCGGGCATCTGGAGACGGCGCGCACGATCTACGAGGAAGCGCTTGCCGCCAGTCGACGGATGTCGGGGCCTAGCCACCCGAAGACGATCCGCCTTGCTGTCCGGCTGGGACGGCTTCTGCGCACCCTGCACCGGGAGCGCGAGTCCCTGCAACTCTGTACCCAAGTGCTCGAGGCCAACGAGCGCCGGTCGGGCGTCGGAGCGCCGTTCATCGCGGACGCCCTCGCGTGCATCGGCGAAGCGAACGAGCAGCTCGGCCGATTCCCGGAGGCGCTCGCGGCCCTCGAGCGCGCCGAAAAGCTTCTCGCGGGCGAGGCCATTCCGCCGCGCCCAGCCGATCGTGCCACCGTCGACTTCGCCCTTGCGCGCGTTCTGTGGCAGACGGGCGGGGATCGCGATCGCGCCCGACGCCTTGCCACGGATGCTGCCGGCGGCTACCGGCGCGCCGGCCGCGCCAACGCCGAAAACGCAGTTGCCGTCGAGACGTGGTTGGCAAAGACCACCGCACCGCAACGATGAACGAGCCTTCGCACGACGAAACGTGATCACAACCGAGTCGTCACGTACGGAAGAAGGGCGGGTATGGCGATACCCACTCAGGTCGAAATCGTTCTTGCGGCAACTGTGTGTCGTCAGTTGTTAAATTTCTTGCGCCGTCGAGCCGTTGGAGTAGAGCGTCAGCATCACGGTCGATGTATGATGCCGTGAAGAGGGGCATGCGGCTGGAGCTGACGAAAAGACATCGGGTCGTATTTGGAATTCGACACCGCAACCGCGCGGCCCGCTGGCCTGCTGACGACGCTCCATCATTCCATAGGCCATAAGTCGTATTCTTTGGATGGAATATTGAAATGTCGATGATGTGCCGACATTTCGTAGCTTCGCTTGCGCCATCGTCGAATCGAGCGACTTCAAACAACGGAGACTACGAATGAACGCAACTGGCAGCGAATCGGGCGTTTTTGTCGGTAAATTGAACGGCATCAACCAAGAGTTCACGCGGTTTACGAGTCGTGTCTTCCCTTATCCGATCCAAGAAGTGTGGCCTCACATCACCAAGAGTTATCTGGAACTCCAGCAGTTCATACACTCGTCCCAGGAAACGGCTTCGCCGGTGAAGCTCGTGCCGGGAACGGGCGACGGTGTGGGATCCACCATCGAGTTCGACTGGAACGGCCAACAGGTGCTCGAGAAGCTCGTCGAGCAGGATGATCACCAATACGTGTGGACCATCATCGTCCCGGGCGAGACACAGGTGTTCAAGCGCTACAGCGCGAAGCTGGCCTTCCTCCCCATCACGGAGACGGACTCGCCGGGCAACACCTTGGTGACGCTCGAGCTGAAGATGGTATTGCAGAAGCCGGAGGCCGCCTCTCAAATTTTCTCGCACGTCGACCCGCTGATCCTCGAGCGCTTGCCGCGGCTGGAGGAGTACATCCAGCAGAAGCACGGATATCAAACCGCGCAATTGGCGGAGGAAGTGTTCGTCCCTGCCGATCGGCTCTGGTCCGTCATCAGCAATTGGAACGACATCAGCTGGGTGCTCGATGCGCAATCCGTCAAGGTCGATACGAAGGACCCGTACCTTCGAGAGATTCGCTTCAAGGCGGGATACTCGATCGTGGAACGGCTGATTTCCAAGAACGACGACAGCCGCACCTTGGAGTACGAAATCCTGAAAGGTTCGTTCCCGGTCAGCCGTTATCGAGGAAGGATTCACCTCGAAGCACGAGGAAATGAAAAGAGCGCCTTCCGCTACGATGTTCTCTTCGTACCCACGGGGAACAAGGATGAGAGCACGAAGGCGATCCTCGACCGCCTCAAGGCCGGTGTGAAGTTCATCAATTCCGCCCTCGGCGGCCGCTCCTCGTAAGATCGCTTCGGAGAACTCATGCCCAAGATTGCGTTGGTGACGGGGACGTCGTCTGGAATCGGATTGTCGTCGGCCGTGGCGCTCGCGCGCGCCGGGTTCACGGTCATCGCCACGCTGCGGGACGTGAAGAGGGCGGGCCCCTTGCGCGAGCGCGCTGCGCGCGAAGGGGTTTCGCTCGACATCCGTGTCCTGGACGTCTCCGTGACGACCTCGGTCGATGTGCTCGTTTCCGAGATCTTCACCCGCTATGGGAAGATCGACGTCCTGGTGAACAACGCGGGCGCGGGCTTCTTGGGCACGATGGAGCAGACTCCGCTCTCCGAGTTCGAGCGCATGATGGACGTGAACTTCTTCGGCGTGGTCCGCACGACGAAAGCGGTATTTCCTCCCATGCGCGCGGCGCGCTCCGGGCGCATCATCACCGTATCGAGCATCGGCGGTCTCCTGGGACAGCCCTTCAACGACGCATACTGCGCGGCCAAGTTTGCCGTTGAAGGGCTGATGGAGAGCCTGGTGCCCATGGCACGGGCGTTCGGGGTGCACCTTTCGCTCATCGAACCCGGGCCGGTCAATACCGAGTTCGTGGCCAACGTGCTCGAGACATCGGGGCGGCAAACCACCCCGCCGAACGATCCCTACGCGCCGATGCTCAGGGCATACATGGGCGCCGTGGAGGCGCGTTACGCGGCAGATGCGCAATCGAGCGACGACATTGCGCGCGTCATCGTCGAGGCGGCAACGGCGGACGCGCCCCACTTTCGATACCCGACGTCGGACATGGTCAAGACGGTTGCATCCTACAAGTACACGGACCCGACCGGCAACGTGGTGTTCAAGTGGAGCGCCGCGGTGTCCGGGGAGGGGTCGAAGTAGGAAGAGC encodes:
- a CDS encoding SRPBCC family protein is translated as MNATGSESGVFVGKLNGINQEFTRFTSRVFPYPIQEVWPHITKSYLELQQFIHSSQETASPVKLVPGTGDGVGSTIEFDWNGQQVLEKLVEQDDHQYVWTIIVPGETQVFKRYSAKLAFLPITETDSPGNTLVTLELKMVLQKPEAASQIFSHVDPLILERLPRLEEYIQQKHGYQTAQLAEEVFVPADRLWSVISNWNDISWVLDAQSVKVDTKDPYLREIRFKAGYSIVERLISKNDDSRTLEYEILKGSFPVSRYRGRIHLEARGNEKSAFRYDVLFVPTGNKDESTKAILDRLKAGVKFINSALGGRSS
- a CDS encoding SDR family oxidoreductase, with product MPKIALVTGTSSGIGLSSAVALARAGFTVIATLRDVKRAGPLRERAAREGVSLDIRVLDVSVTTSVDVLVSEIFTRYGKIDVLVNNAGAGFLGTMEQTPLSEFERMMDVNFFGVVRTTKAVFPPMRAARSGRIITVSSIGGLLGQPFNDAYCAAKFAVEGLMESLVPMARAFGVHLSLIEPGPVNTEFVANVLETSGRQTTPPNDPYAPMLRAYMGAVEARYAADAQSSDDIARVIVEAATADAPHFRYPTSDMVKTVASYKYTDPTGNVVFKWSAAVSGEGSK
- a CDS encoding tetratricopeptide repeat protein, which encodes MPRPSQEESEERQPWRDTSEIQPGTYVGRYLVIDLIGTGGMGSVYRAYDPKLNRSVALKLLRVRPSTTDEESPQPRLLREAQALAQVVHPNVVSIFDVGEVGEQVFFAMEVIDGRSLRSVMRRAGDEPRGLLRLLEQAGRGLAAAHDAGLVHRDFKPENVLVDREQRAKVVDFGLARSVHAHEVQDHVSVPPSASPSMLDCRVTETGAFLGTPAYMAPEQYLGLHTDARSDQFSFACVVYEALFGHHPFLDTSGKISMLALCAGQVADPGRRTDPGYLRVLRRSLSRDPANRYPSLEHLLDALASVPRRRRWRGMGIGAVACLAAGLTGVPALQRHRAQHCDLAATHAVAGIWDPPRREKVESVFVGDGQAFGHELWKGVSASIDAYANQWQRTSVDLCRRAEWWHAQDHEMSQRSSSCLDERRRELRAVTDVLADGDRDVRVHAYDVLLQLGSLSACTNPTTLALMPTPHHEGASPDTVDRIRDLLAQSRALNDAHKVAPGKAAAQEALELARHLPDRGFAAEALYRLSLLQETAAEYEASEASLVQALADAEASGQERLLPLLWIQMVRVIGNSQGRPSEVEPLLPFVEATVERFDAQGPAHVELLFALGIVASRAGKYQRATEHLNAALEMSRHVYAAHNVFRVEIYQNLAIAEQFLNQTDKATAHIQLALTETEALFGSDYPPLVETLALLTQLLGEQGDSAGVQAVGQRTMKIIEQSSTLEDKDRAYALSTLGTAYMADGQPDVALPLYRRAYAMASPNEPNLPVRLTGIGRAEEALGHLETARTIYEEALAASRRMSGPSHPKTIRLAVRLGRLLRTLHRERESLQLCTQVLEANERRSGVGAPFIADALACIGEANEQLGRFPEALAALERAEKLLAGEAIPPRPADRATVDFALARVLWQTGGDRDRARRLATDAAGGYRRAGRANAENAVAVETWLAKTTAPQR